The proteins below are encoded in one region of Streptomyces roseirectus:
- a CDS encoding FAD binding domain-containing protein encodes MSVVSPGVPSPRRVTVTPRGGLRIAASAPSAVVAAHPLVRALYPVVAQALEASADVLTVRDDLAGDVAVAFTALEVTVHLLGPGGGRSVPFAGLPAEPGESVTSVEIPEVLRRLDSGYLKVPGAVGPVAVAVVLRVRDGVVEEARVAVGGADGVPRRLSAVERRLLGARPSDALWAEAAARVVDEVPEQSGERAELLRRTVERQLRAVGGAGR; translated from the coding sequence ATGTCCGTCGTATCCCCTGGGGTCCCCTCGCCGCGCCGGGTCACCGTCACGCCGCGTGGGGGCCTGCGGATCGCCGCGTCGGCGCCGTCGGCCGTGGTCGCGGCGCACCCGCTGGTGCGGGCGCTGTATCCGGTGGTCGCGCAGGCGCTGGAGGCGTCGGCCGACGTGCTGACCGTCCGCGACGACCTCGCGGGCGACGTCGCCGTGGCGTTCACGGCACTGGAGGTGACGGTCCATCTGCTGGGCCCCGGCGGCGGGCGGAGCGTGCCGTTCGCCGGGCTGCCGGCCGAGCCCGGCGAGTCGGTCACGTCCGTGGAGATCCCGGAGGTGCTGCGGCGGCTGGACTCGGGCTACCTCAAGGTGCCCGGCGCGGTGGGGCCCGTCGCGGTGGCCGTCGTGCTGCGGGTCCGTGACGGGGTGGTCGAGGAGGCGAGGGTGGCCGTCGGCGGCGCGGACGGCGTGCCCCGCAGGCTGTCCGCCGTCGAGCGGCGCCTCCTCGGCGCGCGGCCGTCCGACGCGCTGTGGGCCGAGGCCGCCGCGCGTGTGGTGGACGAGGTTCCCGAACAGAGCGGTGAGAGGGCCGAGTTGCTGAGGCGGACCGTCGAGCGTCAGCTGCGCGCCGTGGGAGGCGCCGGCCGGTGA
- a CDS encoding helix-turn-helix domain-containing protein produces MTAPVAPGDDTTSGLDRRAELREFLRSRRARLSPQDVGVPMYGRRRVPGLRREELAQLAGVSYAYYVRLEQGYGDTVSTDVLDAVARALRLTEEEHDYLVRLAQPDRRSTTAAPEPSGLRPSVRHLLDTVGTPAFVVDRRMDVLGWNRLAAAVFGDPRRLAPEERNVARLAFLSPEMRGRFADPSCMARRIAAVLRMNAGKSPEDAHFAALIGELSDRSEEFRRLWARHDVSCGTAGERVRLRHALVGEYVLVHEPMALRGGAPMRIVTFVAEPGSYAEEALRMLASWDGDPHRP; encoded by the coding sequence ATGACCGCACCCGTGGCACCCGGCGACGACACGACGTCGGGGCTCGACCGGCGCGCCGAGCTGAGGGAGTTCCTGCGCTCACGCCGGGCCAGGCTGAGCCCGCAGGACGTCGGCGTGCCCATGTACGGGCGACGCCGGGTTCCGGGACTGCGCCGCGAGGAACTGGCGCAGCTCGCGGGCGTGTCCTACGCGTACTACGTACGTCTGGAACAGGGCTACGGCGACACCGTGTCGACGGACGTCCTCGACGCCGTCGCCCGCGCCCTGCGGCTGACGGAGGAGGAGCACGACTACCTGGTCAGGCTGGCCCAGCCCGACCGCAGGAGCACGACGGCCGCCCCCGAGCCGTCCGGCCTGCGGCCCTCCGTCCGGCACCTGCTCGACACGGTGGGCACGCCCGCGTTCGTCGTCGACCGGCGCATGGACGTCCTCGGCTGGAACCGGCTCGCCGCCGCCGTCTTCGGGGACCCGAGGCGGCTGGCCCCCGAGGAACGCAACGTGGCCCGGCTGGCGTTCCTGTCGCCCGAGATGCGCGGGCGGTTCGCCGACCCGTCCTGCATGGCCCGCAGGATCGCGGCCGTGCTGCGCATGAACGCGGGCAAAAGCCCCGAAGACGCCCACTTCGCCGCGCTGATCGGGGAACTCTCCGACCGGAGCGAGGAGTTCCGGCGGCTGTGGGCGCGGCACGACGTGAGCTGTGGGACCGCCGGCGAACGCGTGCGGCTGCGGCACGCCCTCGTGGGCGAGTACGTCCTCGTCCACGAGCCCATGGCCCTGCGCGGGGGCGCGCCCATGCGGATCGTCACCTTCGTCGCCGAACCCGGCTCGTACGCGGAAGAGGCCCTGCGGATGCTGGCCAGTTGGGACGGCGACCCGCACCGCCCGTGA
- a CDS encoding helix-turn-helix domain-containing protein: MGDTIPRLDFNPPRQRVPGFEIVDLAVLDRRRRHTVHRVDFHTLTLFTEGSGEHAVDFVTYPCRPGTLLWVRPGQVQRHTRPGTADGNGIHVLFTPTFPPPFSSAARLLGGTDEPTCRQLGASPQYAVLATLLSQLRAEYEQAGSAEILQHLLVTVLLHVDRLPRPDGSDPHAGGEVYARFRAELERSYARTRRAADYAHRLGYTVKTLTRACTAATGRPVKHVIDTRVALEAQRLLAHTDEPAATIAHRLGFPEPTNFGKFFTRHTGVTPGAFREAHRG, encoded by the coding sequence ATGGGTGACACCATCCCCCGGCTGGACTTCAATCCGCCCCGGCAGCGGGTGCCCGGCTTCGAGATCGTCGACCTCGCCGTCCTCGACCGGCGGCGCCGGCACACCGTCCACCGCGTCGACTTCCATACCCTCACGTTGTTCACCGAGGGCAGCGGGGAGCACGCCGTCGACTTCGTGACGTATCCCTGCCGGCCCGGCACGCTGCTGTGGGTGCGGCCGGGGCAGGTCCAGCGCCACACCCGGCCCGGGACGGCCGACGGCAACGGCATTCACGTGCTGTTCACGCCGACCTTTCCGCCGCCCTTCAGCAGTGCCGCCCGCCTTCTCGGCGGCACCGACGAACCCACCTGCCGCCAGCTCGGGGCGAGCCCTCAGTACGCCGTACTCGCCACCCTCCTCAGCCAGTTGAGGGCCGAGTACGAGCAGGCCGGCTCCGCCGAGATCCTTCAGCACCTCCTCGTGACCGTCCTCCTCCACGTCGACCGGCTGCCCCGGCCCGACGGCAGCGACCCCCATGCCGGGGGCGAGGTCTACGCCCGCTTCCGCGCCGAGCTCGAACGCTCCTACGCGCGCACGCGCCGCGCCGCCGACTACGCGCATCGCCTCGGCTACACCGTCAAGACCCTCACCCGCGCCTGCACCGCCGCCACCGGACGCCCCGTCAAACACGTCATCGACACCCGCGTCGCCCTCGAAGCCCAACGCCTCCTCGCCCACACCGACGAACCCGCCGCCACCATCGCCCACCGCCTGGGCTTCCCCGAACCCACCAACTTCGGCAAGTTCTTCACACGGCACACGGGGGTCACGCCGGGGGCGTTCCGGGAGGCGCATCGGGGGTGA
- a CDS encoding TetR/AcrR family transcriptional regulator, whose translation MRDALTPKGRATRDRIVAGAAEVLREQGVAFTTLDDVRGRTGTSKSQLFHYFPGGKDELLLAVARFEAGRVLEDQQPYLGRLDSWEAWASWRDVVVERYELQGDHCPLGALFLQVGRDRPGSRAIVVELMRRWQEHLARGVRALQTGGLVAADLDAERTAAALLAGVQGGVAILMATGDSAHLRAALDTGIEHLRRAAVNPPSREPTSCVPGTPPP comes from the coding sequence ATGAGAGACGCGCTCACTCCCAAGGGCCGGGCGACCCGGGACCGGATCGTCGCCGGGGCGGCCGAGGTGCTGCGGGAACAGGGGGTCGCCTTCACGACGCTGGACGACGTCCGGGGCCGGACCGGGACCAGCAAGAGCCAGCTCTTCCACTACTTTCCGGGCGGGAAGGACGAACTCCTGCTGGCGGTGGCCCGGTTCGAGGCGGGGCGGGTGCTGGAGGACCAGCAGCCGTACCTCGGGCGGCTCGACTCGTGGGAGGCGTGGGCGAGTTGGCGGGACGTGGTGGTGGAGCGGTACGAACTCCAGGGCGACCACTGCCCGTTGGGCGCGCTCTTCCTTCAGGTGGGCCGGGACCGGCCGGGGTCACGGGCGATCGTGGTGGAGCTGATGCGCCGGTGGCAGGAGCACCTGGCGCGCGGGGTACGGGCGTTGCAGACGGGCGGCCTGGTGGCGGCGGACCTGGACGCGGAGCGGACGGCGGCGGCGCTGCTGGCGGGCGTGCAGGGCGGGGTGGCGATCCTGATGGCGACCGGCGACTCGGCCCACCTCAGGGCCGCGCTCGACACGGGCATCGAGCACCTGCGCCGGGCGGCGGTCAACCCGCCTTCGCGGGAACCGACTTCTTGCGTGCCCGGTACGCCGCCGCCTTGA
- a CDS encoding CGNR zinc finger domain-containing protein translates to MNLDHVFVCGNPALDFAATLRARRSARFEMFVTPDRLTAWYVESGIVDAVSPGQDADVEEAKEVREAIYRLVTARRLGEPYDGSALTVLNNAARTPAAVPQLTPSGRWTQGTPREALSLVAREAVELLSGPDVPLLKECGNPECTRTYVDRSRGTRRQWCGMESCGNKIKAAAYRARKKSVPAKAG, encoded by the coding sequence GTGAACCTCGACCACGTCTTCGTCTGCGGAAACCCGGCGCTCGACTTCGCCGCGACCCTCAGAGCCCGCCGCTCGGCCCGCTTCGAGATGTTCGTGACGCCGGACCGGCTGACCGCCTGGTACGTGGAGTCCGGCATCGTCGACGCCGTCTCCCCGGGCCAGGACGCCGACGTCGAGGAGGCGAAGGAGGTGCGCGAGGCGATCTACCGCCTGGTCACCGCCCGCCGGCTGGGCGAACCGTACGACGGCTCGGCGCTGACGGTCCTCAACAACGCCGCCCGCACCCCCGCCGCCGTGCCCCAGCTCACCCCCTCGGGCCGCTGGACCCAGGGGACCCCGCGAGAAGCGCTCTCGCTGGTGGCCCGCGAGGCGGTCGAACTGCTCAGTGGCCCCGACGTCCCGCTCCTCAAGGAGTGCGGCAACCCCGAGTGCACCCGCACCTACGTCGACCGCTCGCGCGGGACGCGCCGGCAGTGGTGCGGCATGGAGTCCTGCGGCAACAAGATCAAGGCGGCGGCGTACCGGGCACGCAAGAAGTCGGTTCCCGCGAAGGCGGGTTGA
- a CDS encoding TetR/AcrR family transcriptional regulator — protein MTHPVMLALMTTAPMRKDAARNWQRIAEVGRRLVDEGSPLHLNEVARLASVGVATVYRHFPTPEALMEAVATPGLEALVTRAEQALAEDDVWRALTGFLHSTMDAQLTDPSITAVRSAPRNVLPHTTELTTTLDTLAAHLLTRAHTAGIVREEITWEDLRPLMCGIAYAANIHTEDQQERLESGRRYLAVTIRGMRP, from the coding sequence ATGACCCATCCGGTTATGCTGGCCCTCATGACCACCGCACCGATGCGCAAGGACGCCGCCCGCAACTGGCAGCGGATCGCCGAGGTGGGGCGGCGGCTCGTGGACGAGGGCAGCCCTCTCCACCTCAACGAGGTCGCCCGGCTCGCGTCCGTCGGGGTCGCCACCGTCTACCGGCACTTCCCTACGCCGGAGGCCCTGATGGAGGCGGTGGCGACGCCCGGCCTCGAAGCGCTGGTCACCCGCGCGGAACAGGCCCTCGCCGAGGACGACGTCTGGCGCGCCCTCACCGGCTTCCTCCACTCGACCATGGACGCGCAGCTCACCGACCCCTCCATCACCGCCGTCCGCTCCGCCCCCCGCAACGTCCTCCCCCACACCACCGAACTCACCACCACCCTCGACACCCTCGCCGCGCACCTCCTCACCCGCGCCCACACCGCCGGCATCGTCCGCGAGGAGATCACCTGGGAAGACCTCCGCCCCCTCATGTGCGGCATCGCCTACGCGGCCAACATCCACACGGAGGACCAACAGGAACGCCTGGAATCCGGCCGCCGCTACCTGGCGGTGACGATCCGGGGGATGCGGCCCTGA
- a CDS encoding alpha/beta fold hydrolase — translation MIDRRVFNKVLGAGAAGVPLSGAGAGVASAGTREAAPVSAARSSDAGFPQVKQVRAGLLDVGYVELGPAHGPVVICLHGWPYDIHSYVEAAPLLEAEGYRVIVPYLRGYGTTRFLSGRTFRNGQQAAIARDLLALMDALKIERAVLAGFDWGARTADIVAALWPERCKALVSVTGYLVTNRAANLEPLTAKAEHSWWYQFYFATERGELAMNDREFRRDLARLTWAETSPTWDFDDATFDRAATAFDNPDHPAIVLHNYRWRLSLADGERRYDALERRLATRPTIGVPTITLDPALDPFTAPGDGASYRDRFTGPYAHRTLTGVGHNLPQEAPDAFAQAVVDADHLR, via the coding sequence GTGATCGACAGGCGTGTGTTCAACAAGGTGCTGGGGGCGGGGGCCGCGGGGGTTCCGCTGAGCGGGGCCGGGGCGGGAGTGGCGTCGGCCGGGACGCGGGAGGCCGCGCCCGTGTCGGCCGCGCGCTCCTCGGACGCCGGGTTTCCGCAGGTCAAGCAGGTGCGGGCCGGGCTGCTCGACGTCGGGTACGTCGAGCTGGGGCCCGCGCACGGGCCGGTGGTCATCTGCCTGCACGGGTGGCCGTACGACATCCACAGCTACGTCGAGGCCGCCCCGCTGCTCGAGGCGGAGGGGTACCGGGTGATCGTGCCGTACCTGCGGGGTTACGGGACGACGCGGTTCCTGTCCGGCCGGACCTTCCGCAACGGACAGCAGGCGGCGATCGCCCGCGACCTCCTCGCGCTGATGGACGCGCTGAAGATCGAGCGCGCGGTGCTCGCCGGGTTCGACTGGGGCGCGCGGACCGCCGACATCGTCGCCGCGCTGTGGCCCGAGCGGTGCAAGGCGCTGGTGTCGGTGACCGGATACCTCGTGACCAACAGGGCCGCCAACCTCGAGCCGTTGACGGCGAAGGCCGAGCACTCCTGGTGGTACCAGTTCTACTTCGCCACCGAACGCGGCGAACTCGCCATGAACGACCGGGAGTTCAGGCGTGACCTGGCCCGGCTGACATGGGCGGAGACGTCGCCGACGTGGGACTTCGACGACGCGACCTTCGACCGCGCGGCCACCGCCTTCGACAACCCCGACCACCCGGCGATCGTCCTGCACAACTACCGCTGGCGCCTGAGCCTCGCCGACGGCGAACGCCGCTACGACGCCCTGGAGCGACGCCTCGCCACCCGCCCGACGATCGGCGTCCCCACGATCACCCTCGACCCCGCGCTCGACCCGTTCACCGCCCCCGGCGACGGCGCGTCCTACCGCGACCGGTTCACCGGCCCCTACGCACACCGCACCCTCACCGGCGTCGGCCACAACCTGCCCCAGGAGGCCCCGGACGCCTTCGCCCAGGCGGTCGTCGACGCGGACCACCTCCGGTAG
- a CDS encoding SDR family NAD(P)-dependent oxidoreductase has product MTERLRDKTALITGSTSNIGRAIAEAFAAEGAHVVVSGRDEARGAEVVAGIRASGGRADFVAADLDGSPEASRRLADRARQALGGRIDVLVNNAGVYPAPRTAGTDEKTFDRVYGVNVKAPFFLTAAVVPGMVAAGGGAIVNLGSWIARLGVPGGALYSSTKGALETLTRAWAAEFGPSGVRVNAVSPGVILPPSPEGTDPHPGEVMMNGTPAGTVGTPDAVAHAAVWLASEEARFVHGTVVDVDGGRTGVAVVAG; this is encoded by the coding sequence ATGACCGAACGACTGCGCGACAAGACCGCCCTCATCACCGGTTCGACCAGTAACATCGGCCGGGCGATCGCCGAGGCGTTCGCGGCGGAGGGCGCCCACGTCGTCGTGTCCGGACGGGACGAGGCACGCGGCGCCGAGGTCGTCGCGGGGATCCGCGCGTCCGGCGGCCGGGCCGACTTCGTCGCGGCGGACCTCGACGGCAGCCCCGAGGCGTCCCGGCGACTCGCCGACCGTGCCCGGCAGGCGCTGGGCGGGCGGATCGACGTCCTCGTCAACAACGCGGGCGTCTACCCGGCGCCGAGGACCGCCGGCACCGACGAGAAGACATTCGACCGGGTGTACGGGGTCAACGTCAAGGCGCCGTTCTTCCTCACGGCGGCCGTCGTGCCGGGGATGGTGGCGGCGGGCGGCGGCGCGATCGTCAACCTCGGCTCCTGGATCGCCCGCCTCGGAGTCCCCGGCGGGGCGCTCTACAGCTCGACGAAGGGCGCGCTGGAGACGCTGACCCGGGCGTGGGCGGCGGAGTTCGGACCCAGCGGCGTGCGGGTCAACGCCGTCTCGCCGGGCGTCATCCTCCCGCCCAGCCCCGAGGGGACCGACCCGCACCCCGGCGAGGTGATGATGAACGGCACCCCGGCCGGGACCGTCGGCACCCCCGACGCCGTCGCGCACGCCGCCGTGTGGCTGGCGAGCGAGGAGGCGCGGTTCGTGCACGGGACCGTCGTCGACGTGGACGGCGGGCGGACCGGGGTCGCGGTGGTCGCGGGGTGA
- a CDS encoding GNAT family N-acetyltransferase: protein MADDAVLDDPVGESLRGHHAHLARRVGRAATYLPDVATFSAISTDPDATDWADLAHLLGEGAFADMFSRPAQPPAGWEPVFVLDGRQMIWPEGKQAPLPHPVLDLGPDDVPDMLALVDRTRPGPFWKRTVDLGTYLGVRDGSGTLVAMAGERLRPPGWTEISAVCTSPEARGQGHAARLVAALTARVLARGERPFLHVAEANTTAIALYERLGFVTRARVTFQGFTTPTTASGRNAGSTGTGPT, encoded by the coding sequence ATGGCTGACGACGCCGTCCTCGACGACCCGGTGGGCGAATCCCTGCGCGGACACCACGCCCACCTCGCACGCCGGGTCGGCAGAGCGGCGACCTATCTCCCGGACGTGGCGACCTTCTCGGCGATCTCCACCGACCCCGACGCGACGGACTGGGCCGACCTGGCGCACCTCCTCGGCGAGGGCGCCTTCGCGGACATGTTCAGCCGCCCGGCGCAGCCGCCGGCCGGCTGGGAGCCGGTGTTCGTCCTCGACGGCCGCCAGATGATCTGGCCCGAGGGCAAGCAAGCACCCCTCCCCCACCCCGTCCTCGACCTGGGTCCCGACGACGTCCCCGACATGCTCGCCCTCGTCGACCGCACCCGCCCCGGCCCCTTCTGGAAACGCACCGTCGACCTCGGCACCTACCTCGGTGTCCGCGACGGTTCCGGCACCCTCGTCGCCATGGCCGGCGAGCGCCTGCGCCCGCCCGGCTGGACCGAGATCAGCGCCGTCTGCACGTCCCCCGAGGCCCGGGGCCAGGGCCACGCCGCCCGGCTCGTCGCCGCGCTCACCGCCCGCGTCCTCGCCCGGGGCGAACGCCCCTTCCTGCACGTCGCCGAGGCGAACACCACGGCGATCGCCCTCTACGAACGCCTCGGCTTCGTGACCCGCGCCCGGGTCACGTTCCAGGGCTTCACCACACCTACTACTGCCAGTGGTAGGAACGCCGGTAGTACCGGTACCGGACCTACGTAA
- a CDS encoding zinc-binding dehydrogenase: MRGVVMHKAGDVRVEERDDPKIVDPTDAIVRLTATCICGSDLWPYRGIEPADGTLMGHEYVGVVEEVGDAVTTVKPGDFVVGSFVISDNTCEICRAGFQSKCVHAEFVHGGIGTQGEKARIPLADGTLVATPGQPDPELVPALLAASDVLGTGWFAAVAAEAGPGKTVAVVGDGAVGLMAVLAARRLGAEKIIAMSRYPERQELARYYGATDIVEERGDAGVERVKELTGGLGAHSVIEAVGTQESFMQAVGATRGGGHLGYVGDNHDVSIPGIQLFFAGIHALGGPAPVRRFLPDLTLPLDQAAEGCKAMDERRATKVLLTV; this comes from the coding sequence ATGCGCGGAGTAGTGATGCACAAGGCTGGTGACGTCCGGGTCGAGGAGCGTGACGACCCGAAGATCGTCGATCCCACCGACGCGATCGTCCGGCTGACCGCGACCTGCATCTGCGGGTCGGACCTGTGGCCCTACCGGGGCATCGAGCCCGCCGACGGCACACTCATGGGCCACGAGTACGTCGGCGTCGTCGAGGAGGTCGGCGACGCGGTGACGACCGTGAAGCCCGGGGACTTCGTCGTCGGGTCGTTCGTCATCTCCGACAACACCTGCGAGATCTGCCGGGCCGGCTTCCAGTCGAAGTGCGTGCACGCCGAGTTCGTGCACGGCGGCATCGGCACCCAGGGCGAGAAGGCCCGCATCCCGCTGGCCGACGGCACCCTGGTCGCCACCCCGGGGCAGCCCGACCCCGAGCTGGTCCCCGCGCTGCTGGCCGCCTCCGACGTCCTCGGTACCGGCTGGTTCGCCGCCGTCGCCGCCGAGGCGGGCCCCGGCAAGACCGTCGCGGTCGTCGGGGACGGCGCGGTCGGCCTGATGGCGGTCCTCGCGGCGAGGCGACTGGGCGCCGAGAAGATCATCGCGATGTCCCGCTACCCCGAGCGCCAGGAGCTGGCCCGCTACTACGGGGCCACCGACATCGTCGAGGAACGCGGCGACGCGGGCGTCGAGAGGGTCAAGGAACTCACCGGCGGGCTCGGCGCGCACTCGGTGATCGAGGCCGTCGGCACGCAGGAGTCGTTCATGCAGGCCGTCGGCGCCACCCGGGGCGGCGGCCACCTCGGCTACGTCGGCGACAACCACGACGTCTCCATCCCCGGCATCCAGCTCTTCTTCGCCGGCATCCACGCCCTCGGCGGCCCCGCCCCGGTCCGCCGCTTCCTCCCCGACCTCACCCTGCCCCTGGACCAGGCCGCCGAGGGCTGCAAGGCGATGGACGAACGCCGCGCCACCAAGGTCCTGCTCACCGTCTAA
- a CDS encoding ABC transporter substrate-binding protein: MITLGALAPLTRPGWTDAGRHLLAGLELAVREVNDAGGIAGTPLGLIVRDTGADPAKAEAAVDELAGLGVAALAGEYHSVVARAAATRADALGVPFLCSSAVLDTLTPRPTDLVARLSPPQSRGWRTYADHLLAAGHRRIAVVAQPSAYWDAGTRVLRDHLTPRGAGLTVLDPAADVCDALVAHRATALLLLTGSPDPAVGIIRAVRRDDRLTGVLLGAPAGQPEFLGDDGTGIPFLRYLPDQLTPLGTRVEATLRHHLGEAPSFVAFEGYDTVLVLTESLRTATSWAHLSVPGTRGPITFSPDPATGLWQWPQAPLQVAEREPSGHVRVLRTG; the protein is encoded by the coding sequence ATGATCACCCTCGGCGCCCTCGCCCCGCTGACCCGCCCCGGCTGGACCGACGCGGGCCGCCACCTCCTCGCCGGCCTCGAACTGGCCGTCCGCGAGGTCAACGACGCCGGGGGGATCGCCGGGACGCCGCTCGGACTGATCGTCCGCGACACCGGCGCCGACCCGGCGAAGGCGGAGGCGGCCGTCGATGAACTCGCCGGGCTCGGGGTGGCCGCGCTGGCCGGGGAGTACCACAGCGTCGTCGCCCGCGCCGCCGCGACCAGGGCCGACGCCCTCGGTGTCCCGTTCCTGTGCTCCTCGGCGGTCCTCGACACCCTCACCCCGCGCCCGACGGACCTGGTCGCCCGGCTCTCCCCGCCGCAGTCCCGGGGCTGGCGGACCTACGCGGACCACCTCCTCGCCGCCGGCCACCGCCGGATCGCCGTCGTCGCGCAGCCCAGCGCCTACTGGGACGCCGGGACACGCGTCCTGCGCGACCACCTCACCCCGCGCGGCGCCGGCCTCACCGTGCTCGACCCGGCGGCGGACGTGTGTGACGCCCTCGTCGCGCACCGGGCCACCGCCCTCCTGCTGCTGACCGGCAGCCCCGATCCGGCCGTCGGGATCATCCGCGCCGTCCGCCGGGACGACCGCCTCACCGGCGTCCTCCTCGGCGCCCCCGCGGGACAGCCCGAATTCCTCGGCGACGACGGCACCGGGATCCCCTTCCTGCGCTACCTCCCCGACCAGCTCACCCCTCTGGGCACCCGAGTCGAGGCGACCCTGCGCCACCACCTGGGCGAGGCCCCCTCGTTCGTCGCCTTCGAGGGCTACGACACCGTGCTCGTCCTGACGGAGTCCCTGCGCACCGCCACCTCCTGGGCCCATCTCAGCGTCCCCGGCACCCGCGGCCCGATCACCTTCTCGCCCGACCCCGCCACCGGCCTCTGGCAGTGGCCGCAGGCACCGCTCCAGGTCGCCGAACGCGAACCGTCGGGCCACGTCCGCGTTCTGCGCACCGGCTGA
- a CDS encoding NAD-dependent epimerase/dehydratase family protein, with amino-acid sequence MSMRVVVIGGSGHIGTYLVPRLVRAGYEVVNVSRGERAAYADAPEWAEVRQVVADREAPEFPGRIAELGADVVVDLICFTLESATALLDRLRGGVGHLLHCGSIWRYGPSRKVPVTEETGTAPVGEYGVQKDLIARMLKEETAAGGVVTTSLHPGHIVGPGWQPIGPLGSHDPEVWYRLSAGQPLQVPGIGTELMHHVHADDVAHAFEQAIARRDAAAGEDFVVVAPTALNVRGFAHEVARWFGQEASLETVSWAEFRRATTPELAAVSWEHLHRSQCFSVEKARTVLGYAPRYEPEEAVLESVRWLIGNGELKVARALAV; translated from the coding sequence ATGAGCATGCGAGTCGTCGTCATCGGTGGCAGTGGACACATCGGCACCTACCTCGTCCCCCGGCTGGTCCGGGCCGGGTACGAGGTGGTGAACGTCAGCCGGGGAGAGCGGGCCGCGTACGCGGACGCGCCCGAGTGGGCCGAGGTGCGGCAGGTCGTCGCGGACCGGGAGGCGCCCGAATTCCCCGGCCGGATCGCCGAGTTGGGCGCGGACGTCGTCGTCGACCTCATCTGCTTCACCCTGGAGTCGGCCACCGCGCTCCTCGACCGGCTCAGGGGCGGGGTCGGGCATCTGCTGCACTGCGGGTCCATCTGGCGCTACGGGCCCAGCCGCAAGGTGCCGGTCACCGAGGAGACCGGCACCGCGCCGGTCGGCGAGTACGGCGTCCAGAAGGACCTCATCGCGCGGATGTTGAAGGAGGAGACCGCGGCCGGGGGAGTCGTGACGACGTCCCTGCACCCCGGGCACATCGTCGGCCCCGGCTGGCAGCCGATCGGGCCGCTGGGCAGTCACGACCCCGAGGTCTGGTACCGGCTCTCCGCCGGACAGCCGCTCCAAGTCCCGGGCATCGGTACGGAGTTGATGCACCACGTGCACGCCGACGACGTCGCGCACGCCTTCGAGCAGGCGATCGCCCGGCGGGACGCGGCGGCCGGGGAGGACTTCGTCGTCGTGGCGCCGACCGCGCTGAACGTGCGCGGCTTCGCCCACGAGGTCGCCCGGTGGTTCGGGCAGGAGGCGTCGCTGGAGACGGTGAGCTGGGCGGAGTTCCGGCGCGCGACCACGCCGGAGCTGGCCGCCGTGAGCTGGGAGCACCTGCACCGCAGTCAGTGCTTCAGCGTCGAGAAGGCGCGGACGGTCCTCGGGTACGCGCCCCGGTACGAGCCGGAGGAGGCCGTGCTCGAATCGGTGCGGTGGCTGATCGGGAACGGGGAGCTGAAGGTGGCGCGGGCGCTGGCCGTGTGA